In Macadamia integrifolia cultivar HAES 741 chromosome 5, SCU_Mint_v3, whole genome shotgun sequence, a single window of DNA contains:
- the LOC122079049 gene encoding DNA repair protein RAD4 isoform X2, translating into MVLGLLAFVSWPPTQPFHYARFISREHSPNRSPKAEAAHSSVSFRDSATKVNVRMRTRNQLKRPQASENEDAMKTKHDSESTSRTASEHDSGTLTNKSREAVGRLLKRTNPQGLLRTEKHDGKLLFHEFDGMLNVGSKGNNKQNIKMNVGYDALLDGITTTDTKGKSLAEEKVEEQTLHSASPDKEEGTDDSDWEDGLIPIPDSREHTLATEVTVEFSDSPSSVKRRPIRRASAEDKELAELVHKVHLLCLIARGRLIDSACSDPLIQASLLSLLPKHLLNIAKVPKLTANLLAPLVNWFSRNFYFRGSPVPERSFESSLAYALESHGGSVEEVTALSVALFRALNLTTRFVCILDVASLKPDMDMSECPNNGSTRGETGIFGSSTLMVARPNQVSASPIQLSSNKTSYQEITHKTSPGVVCQTSENNLTCKRTQSKDQLAEGLIDSLACKATNAGAEACPTKKTEGPKRKGDLEFEMHLEMALSATAGAACEGNPSTNLKYVCGTSSDFYSPMKRKKIIKSEESLVSSQGISTAVGSRRVGAPMCWAEVYCGGENMTGKWVHVDAANAIIDGEQKVEAAAVACRKSLRYVVAFAGHGAKDVTRRYCMKWYKISSLRVSPNWWDAVLAPLKELESGATGGLVHLDVNPESASKGLSTSQKCLPDHVSLDRKFSTETSKQHCLDSNAESSAQNSRVATRNSLEDMELETRALTEPLPTNQQAYKNHSLYAIEKWLTKYQILYPRGPILGYCSGHPVYPRICVQMLQTKQRWLREGLQVKANENAAKVVKRSLKLGKIQESESGICDEDGGAGTIELYGKWQMEPLCLPCAVNGVVPKNERGQVDVWSEKCLPPGTVHLRLPRIVPVVKRLEIDFAPAMVGFEFRNGRSLPGFEGVVVCTEFKDAILDAYEEEEEIRRAEEKKRNEMQAISRWYQLLSSILTQQRLKNTYGEGSSSQAPRDIHLRDDLCGAQSPDSREDMQYVGCQQGYLQDSKMDDLLSVHNEDHEHIFLEEDQSFDDESSVRTKRCPCGFSVQVEEL; encoded by the exons ATGGTCTTGGGCCTCCTCGCCTTTGTCTCCTGGCCTCCTACCCAACCTTTTCACTATGCCCGTTTTATTTCCCGGGAACATTCTCCAAACCGAAGTCCAAAAGCGGAAGCCGCGCATTCCTCCGTTTCGTTCAGAGACTCAGCGACCAAAGTGAACGTTCGAATGCGGACCAGAAATCAGTTGAAGCGACCGCAAGCTTCAG AAAATGAGGATGCAATGAAAACTAAACATGACTCAGAAAGCACAAGTCGTACAGCATCAGAACATGATAGTG GCACTCTTACCAATAAATCAAGGGAAGCTGTGGGCAGGCTTCTGAAACGAACTAATCCTCAGGGCTTATTACGGACAGAGAAACATGACGGAAAACTTCTCTTTCATGAATTTGATGGCATG CTGAATGTTGGTTCAAAGGGaaataacaaacaaaacatTAAAATGAATGTCGGATATGATGCACTTTTAGATGGGATTACTACTACTGATACAAAGGGGAAAAGTCTGGCGGAAGAGAAAGTGGAGGAGCAAACTCTGCATTCTGCTTCTCCTGACAAAGAAGAAGGTACAGATGATTCTGATTGGGAAGATGGTTTGATACCCATCCCAGATTCTAGAGAGCATACTCTTGCGACGGAGGTGACTGTTGAATTTAGTGACTCACCATCTTCTGTTAAAAGGAGGCCTATTCGAAGAGCTTCGGCTGAGGACAAG GAATTGGCTGAACTTGTGCATAAAGTTCATTTGCTTTGTTTAATAGCACGGGGAAGATTAATTGACAGTGCTTGCAGTGATCCTCTTATTCAG GCTTCCTTACTTTCACTTTTGCCAAAACACTTGCTGAATATAGCGAAAGTTCCGAAACTGACTGCAAATTTGCTGGCCCCTCTTGTCAATTGG TTCAGtcgtaatttttattttagaggcTCACCTGTCCCAGAGAGATCATTCGAGTCGAGCCTGGCTTATGCTCTTGAAAGTCATGGAGGATCTGTAGAAGAG GTCACTGCATTGTCTGTGGCACTATTCAGAGCTCTTAATCTAACAACTCG GTTTGTGTGCATCTTGGATGTGGCCTCCCTCAAACCAGATATGGATATGTCTGAATGTCCAAACAATGGCTCAACGAGAGGGGAGACAGGGATTTTTGGCTCTTCCACGTTGATGGTGGCCAGGCCAAATCAAGTGTCTGCTTCTCCCATTCAGTTgtcttcaaataaaacaagctATCAAGAAATCACCCACAAAACTTCTCCTGGTGTTGTGTGTCAAACAAGTGAAAACAACTTGACATGCAAGCGCACTCAATCAAAAGATCAATTGGCTGAGGGTTTGATAGATTCATTAGCCTGCAAAGCAACCAATGCAGGTGCAGAAGCATGTCCAACCAAGAAAACTGAAGGaccaaaaagaaaaggtgaTCTAGAGTTTGAAATGCACTTAGAAATGGCTCTTTCTGCCACTGCTGGAGCTGCTTGTGAGGGTAATCCAAGCACAAATTTGAAATACGTGTGTGGTACTTCATCAGATTTTTATTCtccaatgaaaagaaagaaaataattaaaagtgAAGAATCTCTAGTTTCCTCTCAGGGAATTTCTACTGCAGTTGGATCAAGAAGAGTAGGAGCTCCAATGTGTTGGGCAGAAGTCTACTGTGGTGGAGAAAACATGACAGGAAAGTGGGTGCATGTTGATGCTGCCAATGCAATTATTGATGGTGAGCAGAAGGTAGAAGCTGCAGCTGTGGCCTGCAGAAAGTCTCTAAGATATGTAGTCGCTTTTGCTGGCCATGGTGCTAAAGATGTGACTCGCAG gTATTGTATGAAGTGGTACAAGATATCATCACTGAGAGTTAGTCCAAATTGGTGGGATGCAGTGTTGGCACCGTTGAAGGAGTTGGAATCTGGTGCTACTGGAGGTTTGGTCCATTTGGATGTAAATCCAGAGAGTGCTTCAAAAGGTCTCTCTACTTCTCAGAAATGTCTTCCAGACCATGTCAGCTTGGATCGTAAGTTTAGCACAGAAACATCTAAACAACACTGCTTGGATAGCAATGCAGAATCTTCAGCACAAAATTCCAGAGTTGCTACCAGAAACTCTCTTGAGGATATGGAACTGGAAACTAGGGCATTAACTGAGCCCCTTCCAACAAATCAACAG GCCTACAAAAACCATTCCCTTTATGCTATTGAAAAATGGCTTACTAAGTATCAGATACTATATCCAAGGGGTCCTATTCTTGGTTATTGTTCTGGTCATCCAGTATATCCTCGCATTTGTGTTCAAATGCTACAGACAAAACAAAGATGGTTGCGGGAAGGGTTGCAAGTCAAAGCAAATGAAAATGCTGCAAAG GTGGTGAAACGTTCTCTGAAGCTTGGCAAAATTCAAGAATCTGAATCTGGTATTTGTGATGAAGATGGTGGTGCAGGAACTATTGAACTTTATGGGAAGTGGCAGATGGAACCGCTATGTCTTCCTTGTGCTGTAAATGGGGTTGTACCAAAG AATGAACGTGGCCAAGTGGATGTGTGGTCTGAGAAGTGCCTTCCACCTGGAACTGTGCACCTGAGACTACCCAGAATTGTCCCTGTTGTGAAGAGGCTGGAGATTGATTTTGCCCCTGCAATGGTTGGGTTTGAATTTCGAAATGGCCGCTCTCTTCCTGGATTTGAAGGAGTCGTGGTTTGTACTGAGTTCAAAGATGCAATATTAGAT GCAtatgaagaggaggaggagataagAAGGGCTGAAGAGAAGAAACGGAATGAAATGCAAGCTATTTCAAGGTGGTATCAGCTGCTTTCATCAATTCTAACACAGCAAAGGCTGAAGAACACTTACGGGGAAGGTTCGTCTTCACAGGCCCCTAGAGACATTCACTTAAGGGATGACTTATGCGGAGCCCAGAGTCCTGATAGTCGAGAAGACATGCAATATGTTGGATGTCAACAAGGATATCTACAAGATTCCAAGATGGATGATCTATTATCAGTTCATAATGAGGACCATGAACATATATTTTTAGAAGAGGATCAGAGTTTTGATGACGAGAGCTCAGTGCGGACAAAACGATGTCCCTGTGGATTCTCGGTCCAAGTGGAGGAGTTGTAG
- the LOC122078422 gene encoding aspartate-semialdehyde dehydrogenase, with amino-acid sequence MMEAIMSAHHCNSLTGAATTFGPISTRGRRANAFSVRMGLEEDGPSLAVVGVTGAVGQEFLSVLSDRDFPYKSIRMLASKRSAGKKLTFDDKEYVVEELTPESFDGVDIALFSAGGSISKQFGPIAVQRGSIVVDNSSAFRMDEKVPLVIPEVNPDAMAHIKLGSGKGALIANPNCSTIICLMAATPLHRHAKVLRMVVSTYQAASGAGAAAMEELVQQTREVLEGKQPTCNIFKQQYAFNLFSHNAPVLANGYNEEEMKLVKETRKIWNDTNVKVTATCIRVPVMRAHAESINLQFEKPLDEDTARDILKRAAGVVVVDDRASNHFPTPLEVSSKDDVAVGRIRHDLSQDGNHGLDIFVCGDQIRKGAALNAIQIAEMLL; translated from the exons atgatggaagccattatgAGCGCTCACCACTGCAATTCTCTTACCGGCGCTGCCACTACCTTCGGTCCCATTTCTACCAGAGGAAGACGAGCTAACGCCTTCTCTGTACGCATGGGTCTCGAGGAAGACGGTCCTTCTCTGGCCGTCGTCGGCGTCACCGGTGCCGTCGGTCAGGAGTTCCTCAGTGTCCTCTCCGACCGTGACTTCCCTTATAAAAGCATTCGAATGCTTGCCAGCAAACGTTCTGCTGGTAAAAAACTCACCTTTGACGACAAAGAATACGTCGTTGAAGAGTTAACTCCGGAGAGCTTCGATGGTGTTGATATAGCTCTTTTCAGTGCTGGAGGTTCTATAAGTAAGCAGTTCGGTCCCATCGCCGTCCAGCGTGGATCGATTGTCGTTGATAACAGTTCGGCGTTTAGGATGGATGAGAAGGTGCCGCTTGTGATTCCGGAAGTGAATCCGGATGCCATGGCTCACATTAAGCTTGGTTCTGGTAAAGGTGCTCTCATTGCTAATCCTAATTGTTCCACCATTATATGTTTGATGGCCGCTACTCCCCTGCATCGCCATGCCAAG GTGTTACGAATGGTTGTTAGCACATATCAGGCAGCTAGTGGGGCTGGTGCTGCTGCAATGGAAGAGCTTGTACAACAAACTCGTGAG GTTCTGGAAGGGAAACAGCCAACTTGTAACATTTTTAAGCAACAG TATGCTTTTAATCTGTTCTCACACAATGCACCTGTTCTCGCCAACGGGTACAatgaggaggaaatgaagttagtgaaggaaacaagaaaaattTGG AATGACACCAATGTCAAGGTGACTGCCACATGCATACGAGTTCCTGTGATGCGTGCACATGCAGAGAGTATAAATCTCCAGTTTGAGAAACCACTTGACGAG GACACAGCTAGGGATATTTTGAAGAGAGCTGCTGGTGTAGTTGTTGTTGATGATCGAGCTTCCAATCATTTTCCCACCCCTCTAGAGGTGTCGAGCAAAGATGATGTTGCAGTTGGCAGAATACGCCACGATTTGTCTCAGGATGGAAATCATGG GTTGGACATCTTTGTTTGTGGTGATCAAATACGCAAGGGAGCTGCTCTTAATGCAATTCAAATTGCAGAGATGCTGCTGTAG
- the LOC122079861 gene encoding pectinesterase-like: MGHKVLLRFLLVSLSLLAFVFWMANGDSTISSCSQTPYPQICNSLITSNSLVASKSFRDVALSITLNQAKLAHNHISSMDLISFDEPAKAAWFDCAELYNDTVSQLNRVLLSNSWEDTQTWLSAAVANHQTCQNGFMELNKASFMSSLPSMLSDFSKLLSNSLAINNQAASTLSGKPRGGRRLLSDGFPSWVSGGDRKLLQSTTAASQANIVVAADGSGEYKTISEALTASSKLRSGTSRFVVYVKKGTYKENIEITKSMKNIMLIGDGIDATIVTGSKNVQDGSTTFRSATIAAVGDGFIAKAMTFQNIAGPQKHQAVAFRSGSDLSVFYQCSFKGYQDTLYVYSQRQFYRNCDIYGTVDFMFGDATVVFQNCNIYVRKPMSNQKNTVTAQGRSDPNENTGISIHGCTITAASDLKAVQSSFKTYLGRPWKEYSRTVVMKTSLDSLIDPAGWLEWSGNFALSTLYYGEYTNTGLGSSTSRRVKWKGHHIMSTSDAQKFTVANFLGGGSWIGAAGVPYTSGV; the protein is encoded by the exons ATGGGTCATAAGGTTTTACTTAGATTtctgcttgtgagtctctctcttcttgcattTGTTTTTTGGATGGCTAATGGTGACAGTACCATATCATCTTGTAGCCAAACACCATACCCTCAAATATGTAATTCCTTAATTACCTCTAATTCTCTAGTTGCCTCAAAAAGTTTCCGTGATGTAGCTCTTTCAATCACTTTGAACCAAGCTAAATTAGCCCATAATCACATTTCATCTATGGACTTGATCTCTTTCGACGAGCCAGCCAAGGCAGCATGGTTTGACTGTGCGGAGCTCTACAACGACACGGTTAGCCAGCTTAATCGTGTATTGTTGTCTAACAGTTGGGAAGATACTCAAACATGGCTTAGTGCAGCAGTTGCTAATCACCAGACTTGCCAAAATGGGTTTATGGAGCTCAACAAAGCTTCATTTATGTCTTCCTTACCTTCCATGTTAAGTGACTTCTCTAAGTTGCTTAGTAACTCTCTGGCTATAAACAACCAAGCAGCTTCAACACTGTCTGGTAAACCAAGAGGTGGAAGACGCTTGCTTTCAGATGGATTCCCTTCATGGGTCTCTGGTGGTGATAGAAAACTTCTCCAGTCAACAACAGCAGCCTCACAAGCTAATATTGTGGTGGCCGCTGATGGGTCTGGTGAGTACAAGACCATCTCTGAAGCTCTGACTGCTTCATCCAAACTAAGGAGTGGGACTTCAAGATTTGTTGTATATGTGAAGAAGGGTACTTACAAAGAGAACATTGAGATTACCAAatcaatgaaaaatataatGCTAATAGGAGATGGGATTGACGCTACCATTGTTACTGGCAGTAAGAACGTCCAAGATGGTTCCACCACTTTCAGATCAGCCACCATTG CTGCGGTTGGCGACGGCTTCATTGCCAAGGCCATGACCTTCCAGAACATAGCCGGACCTCAGAAGCACCAAGCAGTTGCATTCCGTTCAGGCTCAGACCTCTCAGTTTTCTATCAGTGTAGCTTCAAAGGATACCAAGACACCTTATATGTCTACTCCCAACGCCAATTCTACCGCAACTGCGACATCTATGGCACCGTAGACTTCATGTTTGGAGATGCCACCGTCGTGTTCCAGAACTGCAACATCTATGTGAGAAAACCCATGAGCAACCAAAAGAACACCGTGACGGCTCAAGGGCGGTCTGATCCGAACGAGAACACCGGAATATCTATCCATGGTTGCACAATTACAGCTGCTTCAGACTTGAAAGCAGTACAGAGTTCGTTTAAGACTTACTTAGGTCGTCCATGGAAGGAATACTCAAGGACTGTTGTCATGAAGACTTCTCTTGATAGCTTGATCGATCCTGCCGGGTGGCTCGAGTGGAGTGGCAATTTTGCTCTAAGCACTCTTTACTATGGGGAGTACACGAATACCGGTTTGGGGTCTAGCACAAGTCGTCGAGTGAAGTGGAAGGGGCATCATATCATGAGCACCTCAGATGCCCAGAAGTTCACAGTTGCAAACTTCTTGGGTGGTGGTTCTTGGATTGGAGCCGCCGGGGTCCCATACACTTCCGGGGTATAA